A window of the Radiobacillus deserti genome harbors these coding sequences:
- a CDS encoding MinD/ParA family protein, giving the protein MSDQAAELRKRIDSLRSIKQAKTIAIISGKGGVGKSNFALNFSLALSQKEKKVLIFDLDIGMGNIDILLGVSAKYSIVNLFDEHLSIHDIIEQGPHNLSYIAAGSGLSDIFSMDEEKFQYFLEELKQLINGYDFIIFDMGAGVTEGSMYFMLAADECFVVTTPEPTSLTDAYAIIKHITQKNRDVNLRLLVNRALNHKNGLNTMNRMQHVIKRFLNVQINPLGILPDDRTVSEAVISQVPFLLFDQKSSVARAITQIADQYTGQDINIEKKVPSFFLSKLRKLIKER; this is encoded by the coding sequence CCATCATAAGTGGAAAAGGTGGCGTTGGAAAGTCAAATTTTGCTCTAAATTTCTCTCTTGCTCTATCACAAAAAGAGAAGAAAGTTTTAATATTTGATCTAGATATAGGGATGGGAAATATTGATATTCTGTTAGGGGTTTCCGCCAAATATTCAATTGTGAATCTGTTCGATGAACACCTTTCTATCCATGACATCATAGAGCAGGGTCCACACAACCTATCCTATATTGCAGCTGGTTCTGGCCTATCTGATATTTTTTCTATGGACGAAGAGAAATTTCAATATTTCTTAGAGGAACTTAAGCAACTGATTAATGGTTATGACTTCATTATTTTTGATATGGGGGCAGGGGTAACAGAAGGTAGCATGTATTTTATGCTCGCTGCTGATGAATGTTTTGTCGTTACTACACCTGAACCGACCTCCTTAACCGATGCGTATGCTATTATTAAACATATCACACAGAAAAACCGTGATGTGAACCTTCGATTACTTGTCAATCGGGCACTTAATCATAAAAATGGGTTAAATACAATGAATCGAATGCAGCATGTCATTAAACGATTTTTAAATGTACAAATAAACCCATTAGGTATTTTACCAGACGATAGGACGGTTAGTGAGGCTGTAATTAGTCAAGTTCCTTTTCTTTTATTTGATCAAAAGTCTTCCGTTGCAAGAGCAATAACCCAAATCGCCGATCAATACACTGGACAAGACATCAATATTGAGAAAAAGGTACCATCTTTCTTCTTATCAAAACTTAGAAAACTCATCAAAGAGAGGTAG